In one window of Stigmatopora argus isolate UIUO_Sarg chromosome 19, RoL_Sarg_1.0, whole genome shotgun sequence DNA:
- the otofa gene encoding otoferlin isoform X10, with translation MMALTVHLKSVANLRGKGDRIAKVTFRGLPFYSRVAANCEDVAHFNQSFRWPIASTLDGNEMLEIQVYNYSKVFSNRLVGTFCMVLQKLAEEGHLRVTDTLIDDNNTSINTSVTIEIRYQSMDGTEGTWSNGEHLDVPDDRDGIFTFETDSLLSGQSQRSGASAKRSLQGSIPTFRKSGKTVFAAMKLGKIRSSKDDHKKDEPAVLDMEDLDKKAIRLAGMLEPDAISLASVTAVTTNISNKRSKPDIKMEPSSGRPVDYQISITIIEARQLIGLNMDPVVCVEIGDEKKYTSMKESTNCPYYNEYFVFDFHVPPDVMFDKIIKLSVIHSKNLLRSGTLVGNFKMDVGTVYHQPEHQFYHKWAILSDPIDITAGCKGYLKCDVAVVGKGDNIKTPHKANETDEDDIEGNLLLPEGIPAERQWARFYVKVYRAEGLPKMNTSIMANVKKAFIGENRDLVDPYVQVHFSGQKGKTSVQKSSYEPIWNEQIVFTELFPPLCKRIKVQIRDSDKVNDVAIGTHFIDLRKISNEGDKGFLPTQGPAWANMYGSTRQYTLMDEHQDLNDGLGEGVSFRARLLLSVGVEILDTTSPEIFSSTEVQVDSVSNISESATGKMEEFFLFGAFLEATMIDRKIGDKPITFEITIGNYGNQIDGISKPSSLRKRKKDGENNEEDSELIQNSSEDEADEEGDVDSVSCTPLMKPVITDRNYFHLPYFEKKPCVYIKSWWQDQRRRLYNSNMMDKIADKLEEGINDVQEIIKTEKAFPERRLRGVLEELSIGCSRFVNLANKDLNQAGRTKLDRERLKSCMRETESMGQQAKQMRTQVKKNTVRDKLKMVQNFLQRLRFLVDEPQHSIPDVFVWMMSNNKRIAYARIPSKDILFSLVDEETGKDCGKVKAVFLKLPGKKGFGPAGWTVQAKLELYLWLGLNKQRKDFLSGLPNGFEELTVAKTTPYLHSAPPVSLVYNMKQVFQLRAHMYQARSLFAADSSGLSDPFARVFFSTHSQVTEVLSETLCPTWDQLLVFDNVELFGEASELRDDPPIIVVEIYDQDTVGKAEFIGRTFAKPTIKMCDEVYGPSRFPPQLEYFQIYRGNCTAGELLAAFELLQIGQGGTADLPPLEGPTDSEHGPIIAVPLGIRPVLSRYRIEVLFWGLRDLKRVNLAQVDRPRVDIECAGRGVQSVLIQNYKKNPNFSTLVKWFEVDLPENELLHPPLNIRVVDCRAFGRYTLVGSHAVTSLRRFLYCAPDNALSNWGSAGDIIVNMDSMEPAVRKMDTCVKLDATSDAVVKVDMIEDESNKKKKKKKKKGAVDEEDETDESVLDWWSKYFASIETMKEALRAQEAAMAEAEEREDLEIAAEGADIKCDDLVWKGSRMKERNKEKRNAKDKKKVHAVDGVEKRMVKPKVDEMMVYNKELENEYGQFEDWLHTFNLYRGKAGDNDEHALDDDRIVGRFKGSLCMYKLPLSEEITRDVGFDPNMGMFQSTPHNDPIHVLVRVYVVRATDLHPADINGKADPYVVIKLGKSEVRDKENYISKQLNPVFGKSFDIEATFPMESMLTVSVYDWDLVGTDDLIGETKIDLENRFYSKYRATCGISSTYSLHGYNVWRDRLKPTQILTKLCKEAKIDTPQYGPGGKVKVGNRIFVGPTEIEDENGLKKPSEEHLALTVLNHWEDIPRVGCRLVPEHVETRPLLNPDKPGIEQGRIEMWVDMFPTEAPLPGPAIDISPRKPKRYELRVIIWNTDEVILEDDDYFTGEKSSDIFVRGWLKGQQEDKQDTDVHYHSLTGEGNFNWRFVYPFDYLMAEEKIVISKKESMFSWDETEYKIPARLTLQVWDADHFSADDFLGAIELDLNRFPRGAKTSKQCSINLIRNEQELPSISIFKQKRVKGWWPFVARDENDEMELTGKVEAELHLVSAEEAEKSPVGLGRNEPDPLEKPNRPDTSFMWFLGPLKSIRYFLWNNYRWLILKVLGLILVLLMLGLFLYSIPGYLVKKMLGV, from the exons ATGATGGCCCTCACGGTTCACCTCAAGTCGGTCGCCAACCTCCGGGGGAAAGGTGACCGCATCGCTAAAGTCACGTTTCGAG GGTTGCCATTCTACAGCCGTGTGGCGGCCAACTGTGAGGATGTGGCTCATTTCAATCAG AGCTTTCGGTGGCCAATTGCAAGCACATTAGATGGCAACGAGATGCTGGAGATCCAAGTTTACAATTACAGCAAAGTCTTCAGTAACAG ATTAGTGGGGACTTTCTGCATGGTGCTCCAGAAGTTGGCAGAGGAGGGACACCTCAGAGTGACAGACACACTTATAGATGATAATAACACATCCATAAAC accagcgTCACAATAGAAATCAGATACCAATCAATGGATGGCACAGAAGGCACATGGAGTAATGGCGAGCATCTGGATGTTCCCGACGACCGTGATGGGATTTTTACTTTTGAGACAGACAGCTTACTATCAGGGCAAAGCCAGCGATCGGGAGCATCGGCGAAAAGATCTCTGCAGGGATCCATACCGACGTTCAGAAA ATCAGGGAAAACAGTGTTTGCAGCTATGAAGCTGGGCAAGATCAGGAGCTCAAAAGATGACCACAAGAAAG ATGAGCCAGCAGTTCTGGACATGGAAGACCTAGATAAGAAGGCGATACGTCTTGCTGGAATGTTGGAACCGGACGCCATCTCTCTAGCATCTGTCACTGCCGTCACAACAAACATCTCCAATAAGAg gtcCAAACCAGATATCAAGATGGAACCGAGTTCAGGACGGCCAGTGGATTACCAG ATTAGCATCACAATCATCGAGGCCCGCCAGCTAATTGGCCTTAACATGGACCCTGTGGTGTGTGTGGAGATTGGCGATGAAAAGAAGTACACGTCCATGAAGGAATCCACCAATTGTCCATACTACAACGAG TATTTTGTCTTTGACTTTCATGTACCCCCAGATGTCATGTTTGATAAGATCATTAAGCTCTCG GTCATTCACTCTAAAAACCTTCTTCGAAGTGGAACACTGGTGGGAAACTTCAAGATGGATGTTGGGACTGTTTACCACCAGCCCG AGCACCAGTTCTATCACAAGTGGGCCATCCTCTCCGACCCTATTGACATCACAGCAGGCTGCAAAGGCTACCTGAAGTGCGATGTGGCTGTGGTGGGAAAAGGTGACAATATCAAGACCCCACACAAGGCCAACGAGACCGATGAGGATGATATTGAAGG GAACCTGCTTCTACCCGAAGGCATCCCGGCTGAACGTCAATGGGCCAGATTTTATGTTAAAGTCTACCGTGCCGAGGGTCTTCCTAAAATGAACACCAGCATAATGGCTAACGTAAAGAAGGCTTTCATAGGAGAGAATCGGGACCTGGTGGACCCTTATGTCCAAGTGCACTTTTCTGGGCAGAAA GGGAAGACTTCAGTGCAGAAAAGCAGTTATGAACCCATCTGGAATGAGCAAATTGTCTTCACTGAGCTGTTCCCTCCGCTTTGCAAACGTATCAAGGTCCAAATCCGTGACTCAGATAAGGTGAATGATGTTGCCATCGGCACCCACTTCATTGACCTGCGAAAAATATCTAATGAGGGTGACAAAG GGTTCTTGCCCACCCAGGGGCCAGCCTGGGCCAACATGTATGGATCTACACGTCAGTATACTCTAATGGACGAGCACCAGGACCTAAACGATGGACTGGGCGAAGGTGTATCCTTCCGAGCCCGTCTGCTCCTGTCAGTTGGTGTCGAAATCCTGGACACGACATCCCCGGAGATCTTCAGCTCCACTGAAGTGCAGGTGGATTCTGTCTCCAACATCTCAGAG AGCGCCACCGGAAAAATGGAGGAGTTCTTCCTCTTTGGAGCCTTCTTGGAAGCTACCATGATTGACCGAAAGATCGGTGACAAACCGATTACTTTTGAGATTACGATTG GTAACTACGGCAACCAAATAGATGGCATAAGCAAGCCATCATCTTTGAGGAAGAGGAAAAAGGACGGAGAAAATAATGAGGAGGACAGCGAACTCATCCAAAACTCCAGTGAGGATGAGGCCGATGAGGAAGGCGACGTGGATTCTGTCTCCTGCACACCCCTAATGAAGCCTGTCATCACAGACAG GAATTACTTCCACCTTCCATACTTTGAGAAGAAACCGTGTGTGTACATCAAAAGCTGGTGGCAGGACCAACGGCGACGACTGTACAACTCCAACATGATGGACAAGATTGCTGACAAGCTG GAGGAGGGCATAAACGATGTTCAagagatcattaagacagaaaaagcATTCCCAGAACGGCGACTCAGAGGAGTTCTAGAAGAACTGAGTATTGGGTGCAG TCGATTTGTGAATTTGGCTAACAAGGATCTAAACCAGGCAGGAAGAACCAAATTGGATCGGGAAAGACTCAAGTCCTGCATGAGGGAAACG GAAAGCATGGGCCAGCAGGCCAAACAGATGAGAACACAAGTGAAGAAAAACACAGTGAGAGACAAACTAAAGATGGTGCAAAACTTTCTACAGAGGCTTCGCTTCCTCGTTGACGAG CCACAGCATAGCATCCCAGATGTTTTCGTGTGGATGATGAGCAATAATAAACGCATCGCATATGCTCGCATTCCCTCTAAGGATATCCTTTTCTCACTTGTGGATGAGGAGACAGGGAAAGACTGTGGGAAAGTCAAAGCAGTGTTTCTAAAG CTGCCTGGTAAGAAGGGTTTTGGTCCAGCCGGTTGGACCGTTCAGGCTAAACTGGAGTTGTACTTGTGGCTTGGACTCAACAAGCAAAGGAAAGATTTCCTCAGTGGTCTTCCTAATGGATTTGAGGAACTTACAGTTGCTAAAACAACGCCCTATCTTCACTCGGCACCGCCTGTCAGCCTCGTGTATAACA TGAAGCAGGTTTTCCAGTTGCGAGCACATATGTACCAGGCGCGAAGCCTATTCGCCGCCGACAGCAGTGGCCTTTCCGACCCCTTTGCCAGGGTCTTCTTCTCCACGCATAGTCAGGTTACGGAG GTTCTGAGTGAAACCTTGTGCCCCACGTGGGACCAACTGCTAGTTTTTGATAACGTGGAGCTGTTTGGGGAGGCCAGCGAGCTAAGGGATGACCCGCCAATTATTGTGGTGGAAATTTACGACCAAGACACAGTG GGTAAGGCAGAGTTCATAGGTCGAACATTCGCCAAGCCAACCATAAAAATGTGTGACGAGGTCTACGGCCCCTCGAGGTTCCCGCCTCAGCTGGAGTACTTTCAGATTTACAGAGGCAACTGCACTGCTGGAGAACTACTAGCTGCCTTTGAGCTCCTTCAG ATTGGTCAAGGAGGGACGGCCGATCTCCCTCCCCTGGAAGGACCAACAGACTCCGAACATGGCCCAATCATAGCAGTTCCACTTGGGATTCGACCTGTCCTGAGCCGTTATCGCATTGAG GTCTTGTTTTGGGGCTTAAGGGATCTTAAGAGGGTTAACCTAGCCCAGGTGGATCGACCCAGAGTGGACATAGAGTGCGCTGGCAGAGGTGTTCAATCCGTCCTCATTCAAAACTACAAGAAGAATCCGAATTTCAGCACGTTGGTTAAATGGTTTGAAGTG GACCTCCCTGAGAATGAGCTCCTCCACCCTCCCCTCAACATAAGAGTGGTTGACTGTCGAGCATTTGGTCGCTACACTCTGGTGGGTTCCCACGCAGTCACGTCGCTGAGGCGTTTCCTCTACTGCGCTCCCGACAACGCATTAAGTAACTGGGGCAGTGCAG GCGACATTATCGTTAATATGGATTCCATGGAGCCAGCCGTCCGGAAAATGGACACGTGTGTCAAGTTAGATGCT ACATCTGATGCTGTTGTAAAAGTTGACATG ATTGAAGATGAGAGcaacaaaaagaagaagaaaaagaaaaaaaagggagcagTGGATGAAGAAGATGAGACAGATGAGAGCGTGCTGGACTGGTGGTCCAAATATTTTGCTTCCATAGAAACAATGAAAGAG GCCCTCAGAGCTCAAGAGGCAGCTATGGCTGAAGCCGAAGAAAGAGAAGACCTGGAAATTGCAGCTGAGGGGGCAG ATATCAAATGCGATGACCTTGTTTGGAAAGGCTCCAGGATGAAGGAGAGAAACAAGGAGAAGCGGAATGCCAAGGACAAGAAGAAGGTTCATGCTGTGGACGGAGTAGAGAAACGGATGGTTAAACCCAAAGTAGACGAGATGATG GTGTACAACAAGGAGCTGGAAAATGAATATGGCCAGTTTGAGGACTGGTTACATACTTTCAACCTATACAGAGGGAAAGCTGGAGACAACGATGAACACGCACTGGATGATGACCGGATCGTTGGACGGTTTAAG GGTTCCCTGTGTATGTACAAGCTACCATTATCAGAGGAGATCACAAGAGATGTGGGATTTGATCCAAACATGGGCATGTTCCAGAGCACTCCTCATAACGACCCCATTCACGTGCTTGTTCGAGTATATGTGGTTAGG GCCACAGATCTTCATCCAGCGGATATCAACGGGAAGGCAGACCCGTACGTGGTCATCAAGCTAGGAAAGTCCGAGGTCAGGGACAAAGAGAACTACATTTCCAAGCAACTCAATCCTGTGTTTGGCAA GTCCTTTGACATTGAAGCAACATTCCCCATGGAGTCCATGCTGACAGTGTCCGTATATGACTGGGATCTAGTTGGTACGGATGACCTGATTGGCGAGACCAAGATTGACCTAGAAAACCGCTTCTACAGCAAATACAGGGCCACCTGCGGAATTTCATCCACCTACTCTCT CCATGGGTACAATGTTTGGCGAGATCGTTTAAAGCCTACCCAGATTCTAACAAAGCTATGCAAGGAAGCCAAGATTGACACCCCCCAGTATGGACCAGGAGGGAAAGTCAAGGTGGGCAACCGCATCTTTGTGGGACCAACAGAGATTGAGGATGAAAACG GTCTGAAAAAGCCAAGTGAGGAGCATTTGGCGCTGACGGTGCTGAACCACTGGGAAGACATACCCCGGGTGGGCTGCCGACTTGTTCCGGAACATGTGGAGACCAGACCCCTCCTGAACCCAGATAAACCGGGAATCGAGCAG GGTCGTATCGAAATGTGGGTCGACATGTTTCCTACGGAAGCACCACTTCCGGGACCTGCCATTGACATATCGCCGCGGAAGCCTAAAAG ATATGAGCTCAGGGTGATAATTTGGAATACAGATGAAGTAATACTGGAGGACGATGATTACTTCACTGGGGAAAAGTCCAGTGACATATTTGTGAGGGG CTGGCTTAAGGGGCAGCAGGAAGACAAGCAGGACACAGATGTGCACTACCACTCCCTGACCGGAGAGGGAAACTTCAACTGGCGCTTCGTCTACCCCTTTGATTACCTCATGGCCGAGGAAAAGATTGTCATCTCCAAGAAAGAATCTATGTTTTCTTGGGATGAGACAGAGTACAAGATTCCGGCTCGCCTCACCCTGCAGGTGTGGGACGCCGACCACTTCTCTGCTGATGACTTCCTGG GTGCCATCGAACTGGACCTTAACCGCTTCCCTCGTGGGGCCAAGACTTCGAAGCAGTGCTCCATCAACTTGATCCGAAATGAGCAGGAACTTCCATCCATTTCTATCTTCAAGCAAAAGAGAGTCAAGGGATGGTGGCCATTTGTGGCCCGTGACGAAAATGATGAGATGGAGCTGACG GGAAAAGTAGAGGCTGAACTCCATTTGGTCAGTGCTGAGGAGGCAGAGAAAAGTCCAGTGGGACTTGGGCGAAATGAGCCTGATCCACTAGAGAAACCAAA TCGGCCAGATACAAGCTTCATGTGGTTCCTGGGCCCTCTCAAGTCCATTCGCTACTTTCTGTGGAACAACTATCGTTGGCTGATCCTCAAAGTGCTGGGCCTCATTCTGGTGCTCCTCATGCTGGGCCTCTTCCTCTACTCCATTCCTGGCTACCTGGTCAAGAAGATGCTGGGGGTCTGA